Proteins co-encoded in one Stenotrophomonas maltophilia genomic window:
- a CDS encoding cytochrome-c peroxidase, translated as MLFNDTRLGADGTTSCSSCHAAEHAFTDARAVSIGAFGKAGTRNAPSLIGLRAKGPQFWDGRESSLAAAVLQPWANPVEMGHATVPEAMQHISRHPEYAEFLGRPVTEQDIAEALSSYLLSLQPAPSPYDRARLSGDSQLLGPRAERGMALFKGKAQCASCHSLDGTHELSDGKFHHASVGFERIAGNLRNLQIQLEDARAAGQPLGTLVLTETDIAELGRFAVSGNPKDMGAFRTPSLRNVARTAPYMHDGSIQTLDAAVEHELYYRGLTTGQPISLTIEERHDLIAFLQALSNP; from the coding sequence TTGTTGTTCAACGACACGCGGCTCGGCGCGGATGGCACGACCAGCTGCAGCTCCTGCCATGCAGCTGAGCACGCCTTCACCGATGCGCGAGCCGTTTCCATTGGCGCCTTCGGCAAGGCCGGCACGCGAAACGCGCCGAGCCTGATTGGACTAAGAGCAAAGGGCCCCCAGTTCTGGGATGGGCGGGAGAGCAGTCTCGCTGCCGCGGTACTTCAACCCTGGGCGAATCCTGTTGAGATGGGGCATGCGACGGTGCCCGAAGCAATGCAACATATCTCCAGGCATCCGGAGTATGCAGAATTCCTTGGGAGACCTGTAACCGAGCAGGACATCGCAGAAGCCCTCTCCAGTTATCTGCTCAGTCTTCAACCCGCGCCAAGTCCGTACGATCGGGCTCGCCTATCGGGAGATTCCCAGCTCCTGGGTCCACGAGCGGAGCGCGGCATGGCACTTTTCAAAGGCAAGGCTCAGTGCGCCAGTTGCCATTCCCTGGATGGAACTCACGAGTTGAGCGACGGGAAGTTTCATCACGCGAGCGTGGGCTTCGAGCGCATTGCCGGCAATCTCCGAAATCTACAGATCCAGTTGGAGGATGCACGCGCAGCAGGCCAGCCGCTGGGAACCCTGGTTCTCACGGAGACCGATATTGCGGAGCTGGGCCGCTTTGCTGTGAGCGGCAACCCCAAGGACATGGGGGCGTTCCGCACCCCGAGCCTTCGCAATGTAGCCCGCACTGCCCCGTATATGCACGACGGCAGCATCCAGACCCTGGATGCTGCCGTCGAACACGAACTCTACTATCGAGGACTGACCACCGGGCAACCGATCAGCCTGACCATTGAGGAAAGGCATGATCTCATTGCATTCCTGCAAGCCTTGAGCAACCCGTAA
- a CDS encoding response regulator transcription factor: MNGFPAPRPLQLALLDDHEIVRRGTALHLAGDRRFTIVASHTHSDDLINSLRYARVDVAIIDLTLAPGDRDGAELVALLREQFPRMPLLAFATHLPTTNLNHLIGTGLSGFVSKAEPLHALSDAILRVAQGLTRAPPDFTLAIGRHELTRNEREVLDLLLEGFTLSEIALRRHRSIKTVSTQKIAALRKLGLRSDIEVYAMRERMLELR, encoded by the coding sequence ATGAATGGATTTCCTGCACCGCGCCCCCTGCAACTGGCGCTTCTGGATGACCACGAAATCGTCCGTCGCGGCACCGCCCTCCATCTTGCCGGCGACCGCCGCTTCACCATCGTCGCCAGCCATACCCACAGCGACGATCTCATCAACAGCCTGCGGTACGCCCGGGTGGATGTAGCCATCATCGACCTGACCCTGGCCCCGGGCGACCGCGACGGCGCCGAGCTGGTGGCGCTGCTGCGCGAGCAGTTTCCTCGCATGCCGCTGCTGGCATTCGCAACGCACCTACCCACCACCAATCTCAATCACCTGATCGGCACGGGACTGAGTGGCTTTGTCAGCAAGGCCGAGCCACTCCACGCTCTCTCCGACGCGATCCTGCGTGTTGCGCAGGGCTTGACCCGCGCGCCGCCGGATTTCACCCTGGCCATCGGGCGCCACGAGCTCACCCGCAACGAGCGCGAGGTCCTGGACCTGCTGTTGGAGGGATTCACCCTGTCCGAGATCGCCCTGCGTCGCCATCGCAGCATCAAGACCGTCAGTACGCAGAAGATCGCCGCGTTACGCAAGCTTGGACTGCGCAGCGACATTGAAGTCTACGCCATGCGTGAACGAATGCTGGAGCTGCGGTGA
- a CDS encoding ATP-binding protein, whose amino-acid sequence MRRGSALRQPALIALLLTLLLLPGAAAEDATLQHWPPNGHVRVAMPPSLRPMPAALTDNASPATLAHGYAEIVSRHTRLVFEEIPYPSIEASIHAVCRNEAELVMVFGGARHRAPPCPDLIASGAYPGGATLLAARSGTRLPRDVHELHGWTIAVVRGGPFAGWLAAHHPQIQLRHFPDRHATLAAVAAGLADVAIGLESTLRPMVRRHFNGSLQLQPLESDFSSDLHLLVRRQNEALLRRIDKAVRDITLDEHAGLLHLWAEQALPASLGEALRWARQPPALAWVALIPLLAALPLLWRLRHRLRPGSDRLGARAAGMISHEMRNAAQAMLAAIELLAQSPLRRGQGELVGVAKAAGHSLRALLNRALDFSRVAAGTFTPQPRPCDVLGLCQQVLYAIDPHARRKGLRLQFAAPAAPSPSVMIDPDALRQIASNLLINAVKFSDAGSIELRLDLVPPARPRELLLEVIDSGIGIAPDTLKTLFRPFHQGAGGKRRGGSGLGLAICRELARAMGGELTVHSVLGKGSRFILRLPVRATRATTDPAPARTAAAPLAGLALLLAEDHPLNRRVVAEQLRQLGAEVCAVAEATEALAEQARHPRSVMLLDIGLRGMDGHALAGELRRQSDTPLRLIALSARTGRRHLERCRASGFDAVLTKPLRPAQLLQALELHAPQGVAPDEATAATDSLLAAYLSDMGNELGSIEGCLRDHNAPALRHHAHRLQGTLQMLGAHEQAALAAALWDLGQRATPDWSAARQLLERLRDWHGARTADALPSP is encoded by the coding sequence GTGAGACGCGGCAGCGCACTCCGCCAGCCTGCGTTGATTGCACTGCTGCTGACGCTGCTTCTATTGCCCGGCGCGGCGGCCGAGGATGCCACGCTGCAACACTGGCCTCCGAACGGCCATGTCCGGGTGGCCATGCCGCCGTCCCTGCGCCCGATGCCGGCCGCACTGACTGACAACGCGTCTCCGGCAACCCTTGCCCATGGCTATGCGGAGATCGTGTCCCGGCATACCCGCCTGGTGTTTGAAGAGATCCCCTACCCCAGCATCGAGGCTTCAATCCACGCCGTCTGCCGGAATGAGGCTGAACTGGTGATGGTGTTCGGCGGCGCCAGGCACCGTGCACCCCCCTGCCCTGACCTGATCGCGTCCGGCGCATATCCCGGCGGGGCCACGCTGCTGGCCGCACGTTCGGGCACGCGACTGCCACGCGACGTGCACGAACTGCACGGGTGGACGATCGCGGTGGTCCGGGGCGGGCCCTTTGCGGGCTGGCTGGCCGCACATCATCCGCAGATTCAGCTGCGGCATTTTCCGGATCGGCACGCCACGCTTGCCGCCGTTGCAGCGGGCCTCGCCGACGTAGCCATCGGCCTGGAAAGCACCCTGCGACCGATGGTCCGTCGTCACTTCAATGGCAGCCTGCAACTGCAACCACTTGAAAGTGACTTCTCCTCCGACCTGCATCTGCTGGTGCGTCGCCAGAACGAAGCCCTGCTGCGACGGATCGACAAGGCCGTGCGTGACATCACGCTGGACGAGCACGCCGGCCTGCTGCATCTATGGGCCGAGCAGGCGTTGCCAGCCTCCCTCGGCGAGGCGCTGCGCTGGGCGCGGCAACCGCCTGCGCTTGCCTGGGTGGCGCTGATCCCCCTGCTGGCCGCCCTGCCCTTGTTGTGGCGCCTGCGCCATCGCCTGCGCCCAGGCAGCGATCGGCTGGGCGCACGTGCGGCGGGCATGATCAGCCACGAAATGCGCAATGCAGCCCAGGCCATGCTCGCCGCGATCGAGTTGCTGGCACAGTCGCCGCTACGCCGCGGGCAAGGCGAGCTGGTTGGCGTTGCCAAGGCCGCCGGCCACTCGCTTCGCGCTTTGCTGAATCGGGCGCTGGACTTCTCGCGAGTGGCCGCCGGCACGTTCACTCCACAGCCTCGGCCTTGCGATGTGCTGGGCCTGTGCCAGCAAGTGCTGTATGCCATTGACCCTCACGCTCGCCGCAAGGGGCTGCGGCTGCAGTTTGCGGCGCCTGCGGCGCCCTCGCCCAGCGTAATGATCGACCCGGATGCCCTGCGCCAGATCGCCAGCAACCTGCTGATCAATGCCGTGAAGTTCAGTGATGCCGGCAGCATCGAGCTACGCCTGGATCTGGTGCCGCCCGCGCGGCCGCGCGAACTGCTGCTGGAGGTCATCGACAGCGGGATCGGCATCGCGCCTGACACGTTGAAAACCCTGTTCCGCCCCTTCCACCAGGGTGCCGGCGGCAAGCGTCGCGGCGGCAGCGGGCTGGGGCTGGCCATCTGCCGCGAGCTGGCCCGCGCGATGGGAGGCGAACTGACCGTGCACAGCGTGCTCGGCAAAGGCAGCCGATTCATCCTGCGCCTGCCGGTGCGCGCCACCAGGGCAACCACGGATCCGGCACCAGCTCGCACTGCGGCAGCCCCGCTGGCGGGGCTGGCGCTGTTGCTGGCGGAGGATCACCCACTGAACCGGCGCGTGGTTGCCGAACAGCTGCGACAGTTGGGCGCCGAGGTGTGCGCGGTGGCTGAAGCCACCGAAGCGCTGGCCGAACAGGCGCGCCACCCTCGCAGCGTGATGCTGCTTGATATCGGGCTTCGCGGCATGGATGGCCATGCGCTGGCAGGAGAGCTGCGACGACAGTCGGACACGCCGTTGCGACTGATCGCCCTGTCCGCGCGCACCGGACGCAGGCATCTTGAACGCTGCAGGGCATCAGGTTTCGATGCCGTGCTGACCAAACCGCTGCGGCCGGCGCAGCTGCTGCAGGCGCTGGAACTGCACGCACCGCAGGGAGTCGCACCCGACGAAGCAACCGCCGCAACCGACAGCCTGCTGGCTGCCTATCTGAGCGACATGGGCAACGAACTAGGGAGCATTGAAGGCTGCCTGCGCGATCACAACGCGCCCGCACTGCGCCACCATGCACATCGACTGCAGGGGACCTTGCAGATGCTCGGCGCCCACGAGCAGGCCGCACTGGCGGCCGCACTCTGGGATCTGGGGCAGCGTGCCACGCCGGACTGGAGCGCGGCGCGGCAGCTGCTTGAACGCCTGCGGGATTGGCACGGCGCCCGCACGGCGGATGCCCTGCCATCGCCCTGA
- a CDS encoding SapC family protein: protein MTTTSDTTTEAAPSGAPLFYSRPVPLQADLHADLRILPGRLEFAAGNNAIPLVLGEFALALHHFPILFAGPGAVPMAAVGVSDQNLFIKDGLWEDETYIPAYLRRHPFIFIDTGADNDFLLGIDEDSPRVVKGGEEGQPLFTDGKATEMVQQALEFCGQFTREHEQTLAFSKALVDNGLLVERNATVRTPDGREFNLNGFLVVDVEKFVALPEATVVEWHRSGWMALIHQHLMSLGRFNDLTRRQVERLAA, encoded by the coding sequence ATGACCACCACCAGCGACACCACCACCGAAGCTGCGCCGAGCGGCGCACCCCTGTTCTATTCCCGTCCGGTGCCGCTGCAGGCCGATCTCCACGCCGACCTGCGCATCCTGCCGGGCCGCCTCGAGTTCGCCGCCGGCAACAACGCCATTCCGCTGGTGCTGGGCGAGTTCGCGCTGGCCCTGCATCACTTCCCGATCCTGTTTGCCGGCCCGGGCGCGGTGCCGATGGCCGCCGTGGGCGTGTCCGACCAGAACCTGTTCATCAAGGACGGCCTGTGGGAAGACGAGACCTACATCCCGGCCTACCTGCGCCGCCATCCCTTCATCTTCATCGACACCGGCGCGGACAATGACTTCCTGCTGGGCATCGACGAAGACAGCCCGCGCGTTGTCAAGGGCGGCGAGGAAGGGCAGCCGCTGTTCACCGACGGCAAGGCCACCGAAATGGTGCAGCAGGCGCTGGAATTCTGCGGCCAGTTCACCCGTGAACACGAGCAGACCCTGGCCTTCTCCAAAGCCCTGGTCGACAACGGCCTGCTGGTCGAGCGCAACGCCACCGTGCGTACCCCCGATGGCCGTGAGTTCAACCTCAATGGCTTCCTGGTGGTGGACGTCGAGAAGTTCGTCGCGCTGCCGGAAGCGACCGTGGTCGAGTGGCACCGCAGCGGCTGGATGGCGCTGATTCACCAGCACCTGATGTCGCTGGGTCGCTTCAACGACCTGACCCGCCGCCAGGTCGAGCGCCTGGCCGCCTGA
- the fusA gene encoding elongation factor G, with translation MNTQVLSRRRNLGIIAHIDAGKTTLTERLLWKSGEIHRVGEVHDGNATTDFSAIERERGITIGAAAVQAQWAPRDLPPHRLTLIDTPGHIDFAIEVERSLRVLDGAVAVFSAVDGVQPQSETVWRQARRHRVPLIAFVNKMDRVGASFERVLEQLQDKLRARPWALGVPLGSEGAFNGWVDLVDERVLQWQDGAAATITAWDDTLRATWQPRRDALVEAVADHDERLADAWLEGRVVDAEQLRAAIRRATLAGAGVPVLAGAAFKDKGIETLLDAVVDYLPSPLDRPAVTAESDHGDVSLPPDPDGPLAGLLFKITHQQHGALSFVRLYSGTLKAGDALASSQHPQGRRVSRLVRVQADQTHDIEQAVAGDIVAVLGWKDAISGETLSGRAQPLRLENIQAQAPVLAWRLEPARAADLIRMAQGLASLAQEDPSFRVETDRDTAETLVWGMGELHLEVMVERLRSEWKVDVGVGAPRVAYQETPMRAMSGVVGRLVKQTGGQGQFAHVVLDVSPRDDDQVVFNDRIVGGVVPRSFIAAVEKGVRAALSEGPQGHPVVGIEVSLVDGQTHAKDSSEMAFHRAAAEAIKAALAEGGTQLLEPVMAVTVHSPSASVGDVVGDLNRRHGRVARIDDQEGRAEVSGFAPLAQMVGYTTSLRSLSQGRASSEAHLHGYEPVRAA, from the coding sequence ATGAACACCCAAGTCCTTTCCCGCCGTCGCAACCTCGGCATCATTGCCCACATCGACGCCGGCAAGACCACGCTGACCGAACGCCTGCTGTGGAAAAGCGGCGAGATCCACCGCGTCGGTGAAGTGCACGACGGCAACGCGACCACCGACTTCTCGGCGATCGAGCGTGAGCGTGGCATCACCATCGGCGCGGCCGCCGTGCAGGCACAGTGGGCGCCGCGCGACCTGCCGCCGCATCGGTTGACCCTGATCGATACCCCCGGCCACATCGACTTCGCCATTGAAGTCGAGCGTTCGCTGCGCGTGCTCGATGGTGCCGTGGCCGTGTTCTCGGCAGTGGACGGTGTGCAGCCGCAGTCGGAGACGGTGTGGCGCCAGGCGCGCCGCCATCGGGTGCCGCTGATCGCCTTCGTCAACAAGATGGATCGCGTCGGCGCCTCGTTCGAGCGCGTGCTGGAGCAGTTGCAGGACAAGCTGCGGGCACGGCCGTGGGCGCTGGGCGTACCGCTGGGCAGCGAAGGCGCCTTCAACGGCTGGGTCGATCTGGTCGATGAGCGCGTGCTGCAGTGGCAGGACGGTGCTGCGGCCACGATCACTGCTTGGGACGACACGCTGCGCGCAACATGGCAGCCGCGACGCGATGCGCTGGTCGAGGCCGTAGCCGACCACGATGAACGGCTCGCCGATGCCTGGCTGGAAGGGCGCGTGGTCGATGCCGAACAGCTGCGCGCGGCGATCCGCCGGGCGACGTTGGCCGGTGCCGGCGTGCCGGTGCTGGCCGGTGCGGCGTTCAAGGACAAGGGCATCGAAACGCTGCTGGACGCGGTGGTCGATTACCTGCCGTCGCCGCTGGATCGGCCTGCGGTCACCGCCGAGTCAGACCACGGTGACGTGTCGCTGCCGCCGGACCCGGACGGTCCGTTGGCCGGCCTGCTGTTCAAGATCACCCACCAGCAGCACGGCGCCCTCAGCTTCGTGCGGCTGTATTCGGGCACCTTGAAGGCCGGTGATGCGCTGGCCAGTTCGCAGCATCCGCAAGGGCGGCGTGTCAGCCGCCTGGTGCGGGTGCAGGCCGACCAGACCCACGACATCGAGCAGGCCGTGGCCGGTGACATCGTCGCGGTGCTGGGCTGGAAGGATGCGATCAGCGGTGAAACGCTGAGCGGCCGCGCACAGCCGCTGCGCCTGGAGAACATCCAGGCACAGGCGCCGGTGCTGGCCTGGCGGCTGGAGCCGGCGCGTGCGGCCGACCTGATCCGGATGGCGCAAGGCCTGGCCAGCCTGGCCCAGGAAGATCCCTCGTTCCGCGTCGAAACCGATCGCGACACGGCGGAGACCCTGGTCTGGGGCATGGGCGAGCTGCACCTGGAGGTGATGGTCGAGCGCCTGCGCAGCGAATGGAAGGTGGATGTTGGCGTGGGTGCGCCGCGCGTGGCCTATCAGGAGACACCGATGCGCGCTATGTCCGGCGTAGTCGGGCGGCTGGTCAAGCAGACCGGCGGCCAGGGCCAGTTCGCACACGTGGTGCTGGATGTCTCACCGCGCGACGACGACCAGGTGGTGTTCAACGACCGCATCGTCGGTGGCGTGGTGCCGCGCAGCTTCATCGCAGCAGTGGAGAAGGGCGTGCGTGCCGCGCTGTCGGAAGGTCCGCAGGGTCATCCGGTGGTCGGTATCGAGGTCAGTCTTGTCGATGGCCAGACCCATGCCAAGGACTCTTCGGAGATGGCGTTCCATCGCGCCGCTGCCGAGGCGATCAAGGCGGCGCTGGCCGAGGGTGGCACGCAGCTGCTGGAGCCGGTGATGGCGGTGACGGTGCATTCGCCGTCGGCGTCGGTGGGGGATGTGGTGGGCGACCTCAATCGCCGCCACGGCCGCGTTGCCCGCATCGATGACCAGGAAGGTCGCGCCGAAGTCAGTGGTTTCGCACCGCTGGCGCAGATGGTGGGCTACACCACATCGCTGCGCTCGCTCAGTCAGGGCCGGGCCAGCAGCGAGGCACACCTGCACGGGTACGAGCCGGTGCGCGCCGCATGA